One window of the Chitinophaga niabensis genome contains the following:
- a CDS encoding acyl carrier protein, whose product MEINEIITQTNAFLVEEFEVAPESITPEADLKATLELDSLDYIDLVVAIESNFGFKVKPEDFQGIVTFQDFYDYVVARVKQKELV is encoded by the coding sequence ATGGAAATTAACGAGATCATCACACAAACGAACGCTTTTTTAGTGGAGGAATTTGAAGTCGCTCCCGAAAGCATTACCCCCGAGGCTGATTTAAAAGCCACGTTGGAATTGGACAGCCTGGACTACATAGACCTGGTAGTGGCCATTGAAAGCAACTTTGGATTTAAGGTTAAACCCGAAGACTTTCAGGGCATTGTTACCTTCCAGGATTTCTATGATTACGTAGTAGCCCGTGTTAAACAAAAAGAACTGGTATAA
- a CDS encoding lipid A biosynthesis acyltransferase, with protein MPSWQGKSKGNKLGYRIFIGVLRYGGVQPAYFLLRFVAFYYCLFSYRSSRSIFQYFHRKIGYGRFRALISVYRNYYVFGQTLLDKVVVMAELPNPFTFEFDGEPHLHDIVSGGKGGILLSAHLGNWEVAGHLFSRLQTRINIVMFDGEHQRIKSYLEGITGGRNVNVIVLKDDLSHIYAIHDALSKQELVCMHADRFLEGNKTMEMNFLGEPARFPIGPFLLACTFRVPVSLVFAFKETTNHYHLYATEPTVYQSARQGGVEKAIQDFVQVMEEKVRKYPLQWFNYYDFWSKD; from the coding sequence ATGCCTTCCTGGCAAGGTAAGTCCAAAGGAAATAAGCTGGGGTACAGGATCTTTATTGGTGTATTGCGTTATGGAGGAGTGCAGCCGGCTTATTTTCTCCTGAGATTTGTTGCATTTTACTACTGCTTGTTCTCCTACCGCTCTTCCCGATCCATTTTTCAGTATTTTCACCGTAAAATTGGCTATGGCCGCTTCCGCGCCCTCATCAGTGTGTACCGGAATTATTATGTTTTCGGGCAAACGTTGCTGGATAAGGTGGTGGTAATGGCAGAACTTCCAAACCCTTTCACATTTGAATTTGACGGGGAACCTCACTTGCATGATATCGTATCCGGCGGAAAGGGAGGAATTTTGCTAAGTGCCCATCTCGGGAACTGGGAGGTAGCAGGGCATTTGTTCAGCCGGTTGCAGACCCGCATCAATATTGTGATGTTCGATGGAGAGCACCAGCGGATCAAAAGCTACCTGGAAGGCATTACCGGGGGAAGAAATGTGAATGTCATTGTTTTAAAAGACGATTTATCGCATATTTACGCCATCCACGATGCGCTGAGCAAACAGGAGCTCGTATGTATGCATGCAGATCGTTTCCTGGAAGGGAACAAAACCATGGAAATGAACTTCCTGGGAGAGCCCGCACGCTTTCCCATTGGTCCATTCCTGTTAGCATGTACTTTCAGGGTACCTGTATCGCTGGTATTCGCATTTAAGGAAACCACTAACCACTACCACCTCTATGCCACGGAACCTACGGTTTACCAGAGTGCAAGGCAGGGCGGAGTGGAAAAAGCTATTCAGGACTTTGTGCAGGTGATGGAAGAGAAAGTGAGAAAGTACCCGCTGCAATGGTTTAATTATTACGATTTTTGGTCCAAAGATTAA
- a CDS encoding 3-hydroxyacyl-ACP dehydratase has product MINTGDITEYIPQRPPIVMISRLMEAGEKNIRTELDIAVDNVFVENGLFMAPGLVENIAQTAAARIGYLAKKHNVPVPLGFIGAIQNLHVIELPAAGTTVESEIVIEHEVFNATVIKGTVKQNGKLMAECDMKIFVSQNK; this is encoded by the coding sequence TTGATCAATACTGGAGATATTACAGAATACATTCCGCAACGTCCGCCGATCGTGATGATCAGCCGTTTGATGGAAGCTGGTGAAAAGAACATCCGCACAGAACTGGATATTGCGGTGGATAATGTATTTGTGGAAAATGGCCTGTTCATGGCACCCGGGTTGGTAGAGAATATTGCGCAGACTGCTGCCGCACGCATAGGATATCTGGCCAAAAAACATAATGTACCTGTTCCTTTAGGGTTTATAGGGGCTATTCAGAATTTACACGTTATAGAGTTACCCGCAGCCGGTACCACCGTGGAATCTGAAATAGTGATCGAACATGAAGTATTTAATGCCACCGTCATAAAAGGCACTGTGAAACAGAACGGTAAACTGATGGCGGAATGCGATATGAAGATTTTTGTGTCCCAAAATAAATAA
- a CDS encoding acyl-CoA thioesterase, translating into MQPVLSESAEVLIRFNEADPLGIVWHGHYIRYFEDGREAFGSKYRLRYLDIFEHGYTVPIVNVECNYKRSLRYGDTVVIETRYVPCEAAKMRFEYTLYNAATKEVVCTGSSVQVFLDKQESALQLTVPSFFNEWKKQWGLI; encoded by the coding sequence ATGCAACCTGTATTGAGCGAAAGTGCTGAAGTGCTGATCCGGTTTAATGAAGCAGATCCTTTGGGAATAGTATGGCACGGCCATTATATCCGGTATTTTGAAGACGGCAGAGAAGCCTTTGGCAGTAAATACAGGTTGCGTTATCTCGATATTTTTGAACATGGGTACACCGTGCCCATTGTGAATGTGGAATGTAATTACAAACGCTCACTGCGTTACGGGGATACAGTAGTGATTGAAACCCGCTACGTACCCTGCGAAGCTGCCAAGATGCGGTTTGAATATACCCTCTACAATGCTGCCACTAAAGAAGTAGTATGTACAGGTTCCTCTGTACAGGTTTTCCTCGATAAACAGGAGTCAGCGCTGCAATTAACAGTACCTTCCTTCTTTAATGAATGGAAAAAACAGTGGGGACTGATATGA
- a CDS encoding beta-ketoacyl-[acyl-carrier-protein] synthase family protein: protein MMNVFVAADNIISPLGADSKTNFDRLLKGESGISRQPEGYFAAAIPVDQFQQQGYTKFEQLLISSIKDALSRTKISLLNNRTAFIVSTTKGNIALMEQGQAEKLRPLQLYATADKVGEYFSAISRPVVVSNACISGLLALLIGQRMIRSGHYDHAVVCGADELTQFVLSGFQSFQAVSDAPCKPFDANRKGITLGEGAATVVLTKDTSLLPEGEVIRLGEGASSNDANHISGPSRTGEELSGAITKAIRQSGLQPQDIGFVSAHGTATLYNDEMEAKAFHLSGLQDVPVNSLKGYYGHTLGAAGLIEAIIGMHSMLAGVVLPTAGFESSGVSVPLVLSSQLAQKPMTHYLKTTSGFGGCNAAMVFSKVKL from the coding sequence ATGATGAACGTATTTGTAGCGGCAGATAATATCATTTCACCACTCGGTGCGGATTCGAAAACGAATTTTGATCGTTTGCTGAAAGGCGAGAGCGGCATCAGCCGTCAGCCGGAAGGTTATTTTGCAGCTGCCATCCCCGTCGATCAGTTTCAACAACAGGGATATACGAAATTTGAACAGCTGCTCATCAGCAGCATAAAAGATGCTTTATCCAGAACAAAGATCAGTCTCCTGAATAACCGCACTGCTTTTATTGTTTCCACTACCAAAGGTAATATTGCTTTGATGGAACAGGGGCAGGCGGAAAAACTGCGGCCACTGCAATTATATGCTACGGCAGATAAAGTAGGAGAATATTTCTCTGCAATAAGCAGGCCGGTGGTAGTCAGCAATGCCTGCATTTCCGGATTACTGGCTTTGCTGATCGGTCAGAGAATGATCCGTTCAGGCCATTATGATCATGCAGTAGTATGCGGAGCGGATGAACTCACACAGTTTGTATTATCCGGCTTCCAGTCGTTCCAGGCAGTGAGCGATGCTCCCTGCAAACCCTTTGATGCCAACCGTAAAGGGATCACGTTAGGAGAGGGCGCAGCCACTGTAGTTTTAACAAAGGATACATCATTATTGCCGGAAGGTGAAGTTATTCGTTTAGGCGAAGGCGCCTCCAGCAATGATGCCAATCATATTTCAGGCCCTTCCCGTACAGGAGAAGAATTGTCCGGCGCCATTACAAAGGCTATCCGGCAAAGCGGCCTGCAACCGCAGGACATTGGTTTTGTTTCTGCACACGGTACCGCCACTTTGTATAACGATGAGATGGAAGCGAAAGCATTCCATCTTTCCGGTTTACAGGATGTACCCGTGAACAGTCTGAAAGGTTATTACGGCCACACCTTAGGTGCGGCTGGTTTGATAGAAGCCATCATCGGCATGCACAGCATGCTGGCAGGCGTAGTGCTCCCCACCGCAGGATTTGAATCCTCCGGGGTAAGCGTGCCTTTGGTGTTGAGCAGTCAGTTAGCACAAAAGCCTATGACGCACTACCTGAAAACCACTTCCGGTTTTGGAGGTTGTAATGCCGCCATGGTGTTTAGTAAAGTGAAATTGTAA
- a CDS encoding class I SAM-dependent methyltransferase has translation MDFFNKETKTALQAKEQALWLAFAPIAFQASKALRDLGILDVVDKSGQQGVTIEEILEKVKLSRYSARVLLEAGLGLEMLIVNDKKYTLTKTGYFVLHDTLTRINMDFSHDVCYKAMYHLQDSLTEGKPAGLKELGPWNTIYEGLSILPEPAGTSWFNFDHYYSDLAFPSVLPIVFEQQPKNLLDIGGNTGKWSMACAKYNPDVHVTIMDLPGQVGLAKKNITEAGLSDRISFFETNILDESLPFAKGFDVIWMSQFLDCFSEAEIISILRRCREALNDGGSIFILEPFWNKQQFKSAAFCLQQTSLYFTAIANGNSQMYHTDDFYNCIRAAGLDVVMENHKVGLSYTLLRCTKA, from the coding sequence ATGGATTTTTTTAACAAGGAAACGAAAACCGCATTACAGGCAAAAGAACAGGCACTGTGGCTTGCATTTGCACCCATCGCCTTCCAGGCATCTAAGGCCCTCCGCGACCTGGGTATACTGGATGTGGTGGACAAAAGTGGCCAGCAGGGCGTAACAATTGAAGAGATACTGGAAAAGGTAAAACTCTCCCGTTATTCTGCGAGAGTATTACTCGAAGCAGGTCTTGGACTGGAAATGCTGATCGTGAATGATAAAAAATACACCCTTACCAAAACAGGGTACTTCGTTTTGCACGATACGCTTACCCGTATAAATATGGACTTCTCGCATGATGTATGCTACAAAGCCATGTATCACCTGCAGGATAGTTTAACAGAAGGCAAACCTGCCGGATTGAAAGAATTGGGTCCCTGGAACACCATTTACGAAGGGCTTTCCATTTTACCGGAACCCGCCGGTACCAGCTGGTTCAACTTTGACCATTATTATTCAGACCTGGCTTTCCCTTCCGTATTACCCATCGTTTTTGAACAGCAGCCTAAAAACCTGCTGGATATTGGCGGCAACACCGGCAAATGGTCTATGGCCTGCGCCAAGTACAACCCGGATGTACATGTTACCATCATGGACCTTCCCGGCCAGGTAGGCTTAGCCAAAAAGAACATCACAGAAGCCGGCCTGAGCGACCGCATCTCTTTCTTCGAAACAAATATCCTGGACGAAAGCCTGCCGTTTGCGAAAGGTTTTGACGTGATCTGGATGAGCCAGTTCCTGGATTGTTTCTCAGAAGCAGAGATCATCAGCATCCTGCGCCGTTGCAGGGAGGCATTGAATGATGGCGGCAGCATCTTTATCCTGGAACCTTTCTGGAATAAACAACAGTTTAAATCTGCTGCTTTCTGCCTGCAGCAAACCTCTCTCTACTTTACGGCGATAGCAAATGGTAACAGCCAGATGTATCATACCGATGATTTCTACAACTGTATCCGCGCTGCAGGGCTGGATGTAGTGATGGAAAATCACAAAGTAGGCTTGAGTTATACCTTGTTAAGATGTACTAAAGCATAA
- a CDS encoding NAD(P)/FAD-dependent oxidoreductase, whose translation MQTEKVDVLVIGAGPSGSVAASIIKKAGYSVKVVEKLKFPRFVIGESLLPRCMDALTEAGFIDAISERGFQKKFGAKFVKNGSVCDFTFEEQHTPGWTWTWQVQRADFDKTLADTVEKMGVPVEYETTVTDIKFSGSDSVTTVEDIHGNKKQIEARFIVDGSGYGRVIPKLFGLDKPSVLQSRKALFAHTMDVRRSMADEPNRITAVVHKKGVWIWIIPFSTGITSVGFVGEHGFHNEYPGTNEEQFRAMLEAEPHTRERFRDVDFVFEPRVLEAWSATTDKFYGDGFVLTGNVTEFLDPIFSSGVTLATVSSQTAAKLVIKKLQGEEVDWEKDYMEPTMQGVNVFRSYVMAWYEGTLDTIFFSKNPDPVIKQQICSVLAGYVWDQSNPYVKNHEEALKRLARLIELTEKLNTSGE comes from the coding sequence ATGCAAACTGAAAAAGTGGATGTGCTTGTAATCGGCGCTGGCCCTTCCGGATCTGTTGCCGCATCCATTATTAAAAAGGCGGGCTATTCTGTAAAAGTGGTGGAAAAACTGAAATTCCCCCGCTTTGTGATCGGCGAAAGCCTGTTGCCACGTTGTATGGATGCCCTTACGGAAGCCGGTTTCATCGATGCTATTTCCGAAAGAGGTTTTCAGAAGAAGTTCGGTGCCAAGTTCGTAAAGAACGGCTCGGTGTGCGACTTCACTTTTGAAGAACAACATACACCAGGCTGGACCTGGACCTGGCAGGTACAACGAGCGGATTTTGATAAAACGCTGGCTGACACCGTAGAAAAAATGGGTGTTCCCGTAGAATACGAAACAACTGTAACTGATATTAAATTTTCCGGATCTGATTCCGTAACAACGGTAGAAGATATCCATGGCAATAAAAAACAGATCGAAGCACGTTTTATTGTAGATGGAAGTGGTTATGGCAGAGTGATCCCCAAACTCTTTGGTTTGGATAAACCTTCCGTACTGCAATCCCGCAAAGCGTTGTTCGCGCATACGATGGACGTTCGCCGTTCCATGGCAGATGAACCCAACCGTATTACAGCTGTTGTGCATAAAAAAGGGGTATGGATCTGGATCATCCCATTCTCTACCGGCATCACCTCCGTAGGTTTTGTAGGAGAACATGGTTTCCATAATGAATACCCGGGCACAAATGAAGAACAGTTCCGCGCTATGCTGGAAGCTGAACCTCACACCCGTGAGCGTTTCAGGGATGTGGATTTTGTGTTTGAACCAAGAGTGCTCGAAGCATGGTCTGCCACCACAGATAAATTCTATGGAGATGGATTTGTGCTCACCGGCAACGTAACAGAATTCCTGGACCCGATCTTTTCTTCCGGCGTAACTTTGGCTACAGTTTCCAGCCAGACGGCTGCTAAACTGGTGATCAAAAAATTACAGGGCGAAGAAGTGGATTGGGAGAAAGATTATATGGAACCCACTATGCAGGGCGTGAATGTATTCCGCTCCTACGTGATGGCATGGTATGAGGGTACGCTGGATACTATTTTCTTCAGCAAGAACCCTGATCCCGTGATCAAACAACAGATCTGTTCCGTACTGGCAGGTTACGTCTGGGACCAAAGCAACCCTTATGTGAAGAATCATGAGGAGGCGCTGAAAAGACTGGCCCGCCTGATTGAACTGACGGAGAAGCTAAATACATCCGGTGAGTAA
- a CDS encoding phosphopantetheine-binding protein, with protein MEKLMADLKAQIIQQLNLQEVKPEDIGNDQPLFKEGLGLDSIDALELIVLLQQHHGIRIANPEDGPNIFYSVRTMAEYITAEKAKTA; from the coding sequence ATGGAAAAGTTGATGGCAGATCTGAAAGCCCAGATCATTCAGCAATTGAATTTGCAGGAAGTAAAACCGGAAGATATCGGGAATGACCAGCCTTTGTTCAAAGAGGGACTGGGACTGGATTCGATTGATGCTTTGGAACTGATCGTGTTATTACAACAACACCATGGTATCCGTATCGCGAATCCTGAAGATGGTCCGAATATCTTTTATTCCGTGCGCACCATGGCAGAATACATCACTGCTGAAAAAGCTAAGACCGCATGA
- a CDS encoding beta-ketoacyl-[acyl-carrier-protein] synthase family protein, translating into MSKGVWIAGGGVICGIGENLGACLDAFEKMQPGMATMQHLHSVHAQTFPVVEVKASNATLAERAGMPAHWSRTALLSMIAAKEALEAAGIGDLKQYRTGLVSANTVGGMDKTEHFMEAFLTDQSKGRLKEVVHHECGSITELVADALGIRHHVSTISTACSSGANALMYGARMIRNGMLDVVIAGGTDALTRFTLNGFNTLMILDQQKCRPFDDTRTGLNLGEGAGYVVLVSDAIAEKVKPWCKLSGFANANDAYHQTASSPEGIGNYKAMQGALQMAALEPADIDYINLHGTGTQNNDSSEGLAIERLFAPAFPPLSSTKSFTGHTLGASGGIEAVFAALAVKEGIIYPNAQFTTQMKELPFKPATTFSRGNALTHVMSNSFGFGGNCSSLVFSK; encoded by the coding sequence ATGAGTAAAGGTGTATGGATAGCAGGCGGCGGCGTGATCTGTGGCATTGGGGAAAACCTCGGTGCCTGCCTGGATGCATTTGAAAAAATGCAACCGGGAATGGCCACTATGCAACACCTGCATTCTGTGCATGCCCAAACCTTCCCGGTAGTGGAAGTAAAGGCAAGCAATGCCACCTTAGCTGAACGTGCTGGCATGCCTGCACATTGGAGCAGGACTGCATTGTTAAGCATGATCGCAGCAAAAGAAGCGCTTGAAGCTGCGGGTATCGGTGATCTGAAGCAATACCGTACAGGATTGGTTTCAGCCAATACCGTAGGGGGGATGGACAAAACGGAACACTTCATGGAAGCGTTCCTTACAGATCAAAGCAAGGGCCGTTTGAAAGAAGTGGTGCATCATGAATGTGGTAGCATCACAGAACTCGTAGCTGATGCTTTAGGTATCCGCCACCATGTATCCACTATCAGCACAGCCTGTTCTTCCGGCGCCAATGCATTGATGTATGGCGCACGTATGATACGCAACGGTATGCTGGATGTAGTGATTGCCGGCGGTACGGATGCCCTCACGCGTTTTACGCTCAATGGTTTCAATACTCTCATGATCCTGGACCAGCAGAAGTGCCGGCCTTTTGATGATACACGTACCGGTCTGAACCTTGGTGAAGGCGCAGGGTATGTGGTACTGGTATCTGATGCCATTGCAGAGAAAGTGAAACCCTGGTGTAAACTCAGTGGTTTCGCCAATGCCAACGATGCCTATCACCAAACGGCTTCATCACCTGAAGGGATAGGGAATTACAAAGCCATGCAGGGAGCACTGCAAATGGCTGCACTGGAACCTGCGGATATTGATTACATCAACCTGCATGGTACCGGTACACAGAATAATGATAGTTCGGAAGGACTGGCTATAGAACGGTTATTTGCACCGGCATTTCCTCCGCTAAGCTCTACCAAGAGTTTTACAGGACATACACTTGGTGCAAGCGGTGGAATTGAAGCTGTGTTTGCAGCATTAGCTGTAAAAGAAGGCATTATTTATCCGAATGCACAGTTCACTACACAGATGAAAGAACTGCCGTTTAAACCGGCTACTACTTTCTCCCGGGGTAATGCACTTACGCATGTGATGTCTAATTCATTCGGTTTTGGCGGGAATTGTTCCAGCCTTGTTTTTTCAAAGTAG
- a CDS encoding beta-ketoacyl synthase chain length factor, whose translation MKAYIQGTGCVSAQDSSVFPETIREYEGDRLPVADPDYKQWIDIKQIRRMGRVIKMGVAASHISLQDAELKMPDAIIMGTAYGCLADTGVFLNKLVTQQEDMLTPTAFIQSTHNTVGGQIALLLGCHAYNNTFVHGAFSLENALQDSLLFLQEDTSRKVLTGAVEEITDYSHAILSRFGLYKNGVAAGEGAAFFVLSAEKDAASQAELTAVEMLYKPASKEETGSHIEKFLNRNGLQPSDIDLLITGRNGGDDSYYEAIEADLFATQPVAKFKHLFGEFPTAAAFALWMATGILKKQEVPQAIMVKGAAPEKVKRILIWNHHNTTHHSLILLSAC comes from the coding sequence ATGAAAGCATATATACAGGGCACCGGTTGTGTATCCGCTCAGGATAGCAGCGTATTTCCGGAAACTATCCGGGAATATGAAGGAGACCGTTTGCCTGTAGCAGACCCTGATTATAAGCAATGGATCGATATCAAACAGATCCGCCGCATGGGCCGTGTGATTAAGATGGGCGTAGCTGCTTCGCATATCTCTTTGCAGGATGCGGAACTGAAAATGCCGGATGCCATTATCATGGGCACAGCTTATGGCTGCCTCGCGGATACAGGTGTATTCCTCAATAAGCTGGTCACACAGCAGGAGGATATGCTTACACCCACTGCCTTTATTCAAAGTACGCATAATACCGTTGGTGGCCAGATAGCTTTGCTGCTGGGCTGCCACGCTTATAATAATACTTTTGTGCATGGCGCTTTCTCTTTAGAGAATGCCCTGCAGGACAGCCTGCTCTTTCTGCAGGAAGATACTTCCCGCAAAGTACTGACAGGTGCTGTAGAAGAGATAACAGATTACAGTCATGCCATCCTTTCAAGGTTTGGTTTATATAAAAACGGTGTAGCCGCCGGAGAAGGTGCTGCATTTTTTGTGTTAAGTGCAGAGAAGGACGCCGCCTCACAGGCCGAATTAACAGCAGTTGAAATGTTGTATAAACCTGCTTCCAAAGAAGAAACAGGTTCACATATAGAGAAGTTCCTGAACAGGAATGGCCTGCAGCCTTCCGATATTGATCTGCTGATCACAGGAAGGAACGGAGGAGATGATAGTTATTATGAAGCGATAGAAGCCGATCTTTTTGCCACGCAACCTGTAGCTAAATTCAAACACCTCTTTGGAGAATTCCCTACTGCTGCCGCTTTTGCTTTATGGATGGCAACGGGGATCCTGAAAAAACAGGAAGTGCCGCAAGCTATTATGGTGAAAGGAGCTGCACCGGAGAAAGTAAAGAGGATATTGATCTGGAATCATCACAATACCACCCATCATTCTTTAATACTGCTGAGCGCATGCTAA
- a CDS encoding polysaccharide deacetylase family protein yields the protein MLKSRVIWPISLVLMIAMLLIPGFPLWPVFLTLAVCIGFMAWGASQVSSNFFIDVICKAQTKEKIVALSFDDGPAENYTPQILEILQQHKVPAAFFCIGQRVEKTPELLVKIHEAGHLIGNHSYSHSTLFDLNTTRNMENDLDMADITIDEAIGLKPRLFRPPYGVTNPMLAKAIKRKKYIPVGWSIRSMDTVTKDADKLLAKVTKDVQPGDIFLFHDTCAVTVKILPALIKQLKEKGFAFKRIDELLNVPAYA from the coding sequence ATGCTAAAGTCGCGCGTCATATGGCCCATAAGCCTTGTGCTGATGATAGCAATGCTGCTTATCCCAGGCTTTCCGCTATGGCCGGTGTTCCTGACGCTGGCAGTATGTATTGGTTTTATGGCATGGGGTGCTTCGCAGGTGAGTTCCAATTTTTTTATTGATGTGATCTGTAAAGCACAAACAAAGGAAAAAATAGTAGCCCTGTCTTTTGACGATGGCCCTGCTGAAAATTATACCCCGCAGATATTAGAGATCCTGCAGCAGCACAAAGTGCCGGCTGCTTTTTTTTGCATTGGCCAACGCGTGGAAAAAACACCGGAGCTGCTTGTGAAAATACATGAGGCTGGCCACCTGATCGGCAATCACAGTTATTCTCATTCCACCCTGTTTGATCTGAATACAACCCGGAATATGGAGAATGACCTGGATATGGCAGATATTACCATCGATGAAGCCATTGGATTAAAACCCCGTTTGTTCAGGCCGCCGTATGGTGTAACCAATCCCATGCTGGCAAAAGCCATTAAAAGAAAGAAATACATTCCCGTAGGCTGGAGTATCCGTTCCATGGATACGGTAACGAAAGATGCAGATAAATTACTGGCAAAAGTGACGAAAGATGTGCAACCCGGAGATATCTTCCTCTTTCATGATACCTGTGCCGTTACCGTAAAAATACTGCCGGCATTAATAAAGCAATTGAAAGAAAAAGGTTTTGCCTTTAAACGGATTGATGAACTATTAAATGTACCCGCTTATGCGTAG
- a CDS encoding outer membrane lipoprotein carrier protein LolA, with protein sequence MRSWILLCCCFVALNTSAQTGFKPVANLELFKQQFMKTAQSTNTIKSDFVQEKNLSMLSEKIVSKGKFWFKKENKVRMEYSAPSYYLMVINGKSFRIKDAKTDRNISTSGSKLFEQISKVTADCVQGNVLNNKDFSTKVLENAQYYQVQMTPVAKGLKDFFNSIDLLVEKKDLAVVKIVMHERSGDDTNISFTQRELNVPISDEIFALK encoded by the coding sequence ATGCGTAGTTGGATCTTGTTATGTTGCTGTTTTGTTGCGCTGAACACCAGTGCACAAACAGGCTTTAAGCCGGTTGCGAACTTAGAACTGTTCAAACAGCAGTTCATGAAAACTGCCCAGAGCACCAATACCATCAAGAGTGACTTTGTGCAGGAAAAGAATCTGAGCATGCTGTCTGAAAAGATTGTGAGCAAAGGAAAGTTCTGGTTCAAGAAAGAGAATAAAGTAAGGATGGAATATTCCGCACCCAGTTATTACCTGATGGTGATCAATGGCAAGTCTTTCCGCATCAAGGATGCGAAGACGGACAGGAACATATCCACCAGCGGCAGCAAACTCTTTGAACAGATCAGTAAAGTAACGGCGGACTGTGTGCAGGGAAACGTGCTGAACAATAAAGACTTTTCCACCAAAGTGCTGGAAAATGCCCAGTACTACCAGGTACAAATGACACCGGTAGCGAAAGGACTGAAGGACTTCTTCAATTCCATAGACCTGCTGGTGGAGAAAAAAGACCTGGCGGTAGTGAAGATAGTTATGCATGAGCGTTCCGGAGACGATACCAATATTAGTTTCACCCAGCGTGAATTGAACGTACCCATATCAGATGAGATCTTTGCACTTAAATAG
- a CDS encoding 3-hydroxyacyl-ACP dehydratase has product MLAGKFYTIVTQQQPDAQSVNTTIALNAAHPIFEGHFPDQPVVPGVCMMQIIQELVSGVVGRKLLIQKAANMKFLNMIDPQQQPQVNVDITYSTVEEGVKATAIIKHEAMVFLKFQGLFK; this is encoded by the coding sequence ATGTTAGCAGGAAAATTCTATACGATTGTTACGCAACAGCAGCCGGATGCACAATCCGTCAACACCACTATTGCCCTGAATGCGGCCCATCCTATTTTCGAAGGCCACTTCCCTGATCAACCCGTTGTGCCCGGTGTGTGCATGATGCAGATCATCCAGGAACTCGTTTCCGGCGTAGTGGGCAGGAAACTGCTGATCCAGAAAGCAGCGAACATGAAGTTCCTGAACATGATCGATCCCCAGCAGCAACCTCAGGTGAATGTGGACATCACTTATTCCACCGTGGAAGAAGGGGTGAAAGCAACCGCCATCATAAAACATGAAGCAATGGTTTTCCTGAAATTCCAGGGACTCTTTAAATAA